From Helicoverpa zea isolate HzStark_Cry1AcR chromosome 23, ilHelZeax1.1, whole genome shotgun sequence, one genomic window encodes:
- the LOC124641777 gene encoding uncharacterized protein LOC124641777 isoform X2: MANEDLLIRKRSAIKAKLTNFCNHVNVLMSCDSLSSLQRIELEGRLRKFDALYDEFDNLQLEIEVLSDKPDEAYGERAKFEERYHAVAAQARSLLISADAGVDGGSVAGSADKSTGASFRHNFVRLPKINLPTFDGSYQCWLEYRDTYLSLIHSSSAIDDISKFHYLRASLTGDAQQVIKNIDFKSEHYQLAWNLLCERYDNSRLLVKNHVQTLFNTPAILKESCVALRQFVDNINKQIRALKSLNEPTDQWSTLVVIMMSSRLDKVTNRDWEEYSNTLPKFPTLSEFCSFVSKRADLLETVEHNKSINKEDSSTNSYTVNTNNSKKNYNITKPKPNTNKEFNNCPLCKNNHFMFVCDDFRKLSVENRLAKVKELNVCFNCLRPGHSSKRCKLSHCKYCNRKHNTLLHVEQSNSAVQDPMPSSVALPSLLTDDVSGGAQLQNGTSESVVMSSDTAATTRSVLLSTALVTVVSTRGEKFDARILLDNDASERAFGCCVYLRSVNMEGAVKVQLLASKNRVAPIKPTTIPRLELCGALLGARLCAKVQSSITLPITRCQFWCDSTIVLSWLAMSPNVLKPFVRNRVNEIQESTAGHTWSYVPSRFNPADLVSRGLKADLISECSLWWSGPEFLLNDETHWPAMPNKTMKQDLPEVITSNFTDHSFLTDTQKHAQHTNTSLIHTLLHKYSNINRLQRVVAYILRFYNNVKNRIKDQNPLSIKELQDSLNFILRQAQMEMFSKEYDILKAGKTLPRKNRLICLSPFFDEDGLIRVGGRLDNSPYDYNIKHPILLCCKHHITKLIFHKYHHDLLHAGPQLLIASIRQVYWPLGGRNLSKSVVKHCIKCFKFKCQNIQPVMGQLPVNRTQLEFPFLNSSVDYAGPILIADRKGRGCKLVKAYLCIFVCLAVKAVHIELVTDLTKEGYMAALSRFVARRGKPKSILSDNGTNFVGTCNELQQFLQQSNISYEVAQRGIEFTFAPPYSPHFNGIAEAAVRSTKHHLKRLLQLTHFTYEEMVTCLTQIEAVLNSRPLTPLSSDPLDFTVLTPSHFLIGRSLIAVPHPQVSDVNIGRLERYHRVEHIKQHFWNRFHLEYISLLQQKTKWTSSTGQLAEGTLVLIKERGQPPMLWPLGRVTKVFPGSDGITRVAELKTRKGTILRSFNNICPLPLD, encoded by the exons ATGGCTAATGAAGATTTGTTAATAAGAAAACGCAGTGCTATTAAAGCTAAGCTTACGAATTTTTGCAATCATGTTAATGTGCTTATGAGTTGCGATTCATTATCCAGTTTGCAGCGTATTGAGCTAGAGGGTCGCCTTCGTAAATTTGATGCTTTATACGATGAATTTGATAATTTGCAGTTGGAGATCGAGGTGCTCTCGGATAAGCCAGACGAGGCGTACGGGGAACGTGCCAAGTTTGAGGAGCGGTACCACGCGGTGGCAGCTCAGGCGCGCAGCCTGCTTATCAGCGCTGATGCCGGCGTTGACGGCGGGTCTGTAGCGGGCTCAGCGGATAAAAGCACAGGTGCATCGTTCCGTCATAATTTTGTACGCTTACCTAAAATCAATTTGCCTACTTTCGATGGTAGTTATCAATGTTGGCTCGAGTATAGAGATACATATCTGTCACTTATTCACAGTAGTAGTGCTATCGATGATATTAGCAAATTTCATTATTTGCGCGCTTCGCTTACGGGAGATGCTCAGcaagtgataaaaaatatagattttaagaGCGAGCATTATCAATTAGCGTGGAATCTATTATGTGAGCGATATGATAATAGCAGGCTTCTAGTTAAAAACCATGTGCAGACTTTGTTTAATACTCCGGCAATTCTTAAAGAGTCTTGTGTAGCCTTACGTCAATTTGTTGATAATATCAATAAGCAAATTAGAGCTTTAAAATCGCTGAACGAGCCCACTGACCAGTGGAGTACACTGGTGGTAATAATGATGAGTAGCAGACTGGATAAGGTCACTAACAGAGACTGGGAAGAGTATAGCAATACCTTACCCAAATTTCCAACATTGTCAGaattttgttcgtttgttaGTAAAAGGGCTGATTTATTAGAGACAGTAGAACAtaacaaatcaataaataagGAAGATAGTAGTACAAACAGTTACACAGTAAATactaataattctaaaaaaaactataatataacaaaaccTAAACCTAATACTAATAAGGAATTTAATAATTGTCCGTTGTgcaaaaataatcatttcatGTTTGTGTGTGATGATTTTCGTAAGTTGTCAGTAGAAAACCGTTTAGCAAAGGTGAAGGAGCTTAATGTGTGCTTTAATTGTTTACGTCCAGGGCATTCAAGTAAACGTTGTAAATTGTCAcactgtaaatattgtaatcgTAAGCATAACACGCTTTTACACGTAGAGCAGTCTAATTCAGCTGTACAAGACCCAATGCCTAGTAGTGTAGCTCTGCCTAGTTTACTGACTGATGACGTTTCTGGTGGTGCACAGTTACAAAACGGCACATCTGAAAGCGTTGTTATGTCAAGCGACACTGCAGCTACTACTCGTTCTGTTTTGCTTTCCACAGCTCTGGTGACAGTGGTCAGCACCCGAGGTGAGAAGTTCGACGCCAGGATCCTGCTGGATAACG ATGCCTCTGAGAGAGCCTTTGGTTGTTGCGTATATCTTCGGTCGGTGAATATGGAAGGTGCAGTCAAGGTACAACTTCTTGCATCGAAGAATCGTGTAGCACCAATAAAGCCCACTACCATTCCACGTCTCGAGCTTTGTGGGGCGTTGCTAGGCGCTAGACTGTGTGCTAAGGTACAAAGTTCCATTACTTTACCTATTACTAGATGCCAATTTTGGTGCGATTCAACAATAGTGTTGAGTTGGCTAGCTATGTCACCGAACGTATTGAAACCTTTCGTACGCAATCGCGTTAACGAGATACAGGAGAGTACTGCAGGTCATACGTGGAGTTACGTGCCGTCTAGATTCAATCCGGCAGATCTTGTTTCTCGTGGGCTGAAGGCTGACCTTATCAGCGAGTGTTCTTTATGGTGGTCAGGCCCAGAGTTCTTGTTAAATGATGAAACACACTGGCCAGCTATGCCCAACAAAACTATGAAACAGGATCTACCAGAAGTAATTACATCTAACTTCACAGATCACTCGTTTCTCACAGACACACAAAAACACGCACAGCACACAAATACATCATTAATTCATACATTATTGCATAAATATTCTAACATAAATCGTCTACAAAGAGTGGTGGCCTACATATTaagattttataataatgtaaagaaCAGAATCAAGGATCAAAATCCATTATCAATTAAAGAACTTCAAGATtctttaaatttcattttacgACAAGCTCAAATGGAGATGTTTTCCAAAGAATATGACATTCTTAAAGCTGGTAAGACTTTGCCTCGCAAAAATAGATTGATTTGTTTGAGTCCTTTTTTTGACGAAGATGGTCTCATTCGTGTAGGCGGGAGACTTGATAATTCGCCTTATGACTATAATATCAAGCATCCAATTTTATTATGTTGCAAGCATCATATCACTAAATTAATTTTCCACAAATATCATCATGATTTATTACACGCTGGCCCTCAATTGTTGATCGCAAGTATACGGCAAGTGTATTGGCCACTTGGAGGCAGAAATCTATCTAAATCAGTTGTAAAACACTGCATTAAATGTTTTAAGTTCAAGTGTCAAAATATTCAACCTGTCATGGGACAATTGCCTGTTAATAGGACTCAATTGGAATTCCCATTTTTAAATTCCAGTGTCGATTATGCCGGGCCAATATTGATAGCAGATCGAAAGGGGCGAGGGTGTAAACTTGTAAAGGCGTACCTATGCATCTTTGTTTGTCTTGCAGTGAAAGCTGTCCATATCGAGCTCGTTACAGACCTTACTAAGGAGGGCTATATGGCTGCTTTAAGCCGTTTTGTTGCTCGTCGTGGCAAACCCAAGAGCATCTTGTCTGACAATGGCACCAATTTTGTAGGCACTTGTAATGAGTTGCAACAATTCTTACAACAATCAAATATATCGTATGAAGTTGCACAAAGGGGTATTGAATTTACTTTTGCCCCTCCATATTCTCCACATTTCAACGGCATTGCTGAAGCTGCCGTTCGATCAACTAAACACCACCTGAAAAGACTATTACAGTTAACACACTTCACATACGAAGAAATGGTCACTTGTTTAACTCAAATAGAAGCTGTTCTTAATTCACGTCCTCTCACACCACTTTCCTCTGATCCGTTAGATTTTACTGTCCTTACTCCTTCACACTTTTTGATTGGACGATCACTAATAGCTGTTCCGCATCCACAGGTGTCTGATGTAAACATCGGCCGCTTGGAGCGCTACCACAGAGTGGAGCATATTAAGCAGCATTTCTGGAACCGATTCCATTTAGAATATATCTCTCTGCTGCAGCAAAAAACTAAGTGGACGTCATCTACAGGACAACTGGCAGAAGGAACGTTAGTTCTCATCAAGGAGAGAGGACAACCGCCAATGCTGTGGCCACTGGGACGTGTCACGAAGGTGTTCCCGGGGAGCGACGGGATAACGCGTGTGGCTGAGTTGAAGACGCGTAAGGGAACAATTCTACGTtcctttaataatatttgtccaCTTCCACTAGATTGA
- the LOC124641777 gene encoding uncharacterized protein LOC124641777 isoform X6 — MANEDLLIRKRSAIKAKLTNFCNHVNVLMSCDSLSSLQRIELEGRLRKFDALYDEFDNLQLEIEVLSDKPDEAYGERAKFEERYHAVAAQARSLLISADAGVDGGSVAGSADKSTALVTVVSTRGEKFDARILLDNGV, encoded by the exons ATGGCTAATGAAGATTTGTTAATAAGAAAACGCAGTGCTATTAAAGCTAAGCTTACGAATTTTTGCAATCATGTTAATGTGCTTATGAGTTGCGATTCATTATCCAGTTTGCAGCGTATTGAGCTAGAGGGTCGCCTTCGTAAATTTGATGCTTTATACGATGAATTTGATAATTTGCAGTTGGAGATCGAGGTGCTCTCGGATAAGCCAGACGAGGCGTACGGGGAACGTGCCAAGTTTGAGGAGCGGTACCACGCGGTGGCAGCTCAGGCGCGCAGCCTGCTTATCAGCGCTGATGCCGGCGTTGACGGCGGGTCTGTAGCGGGCTCAGCGGATAAAAGCACAG CTCTGGTGACAGTGGTCAGCACCCGAGGTGAGAAGTTCGACGCCAGGATCCTGCTGGATAACG GTGTCTGA